A genomic region of Candidatus Cloacimonadota bacterium contains the following coding sequences:
- the cas2 gene encoding CRISPR-associated endonuclease Cas2, whose translation MWVMVMFDLPVVDSEDRKAATKFRLFLEKQGFGMCQFSVYAKYCGTREKLDSIVRLVNDNIPEKGKVNILSFTDKQFGKIVFLENRKRKKAKENPDQLLIFDDPNE comes from the coding sequence ATGTGGGTCATGGTGATGTTCGATCTCCCTGTGGTGGATAGCGAAGATAGAAAAGCCGCCACCAAGTTCAGGCTTTTTTTGGAAAAACAGGGTTTCGGTATGTGTCAGTTTTCAGTGTATGCGAAATATTGTGGGACGCGTGAAAAACTGGATTCCATCGTAAGGCTGGTGAACGATAATATCCCGGAAAAAGGCAAGGTCAATATCCTCAGCTTTACAGACAAACAATTTGGCAAAATCGTCTTTCTGGAAAACAGAAAAAGAAAAAAAGCCAAAGAGAATCCAGACCAACTGCTGATATTCGATGACCCCAATGAATGA